The genome window TGCGGTGCGACCTCGGCGCACATGCTCGACCCGCAGGCGGCAGTGATGCTCCCGGCGCGCAACCTTTTAATTGCAAATAAGTTGGGGCTGGCCGAGCTGCTGGTTCCCTGCTCAGCCTGTTTCGCGCGGCTGCGCGCGGCTGACATTGAATTGCGCAACGACCCCGGTCGCCTGATCAACGAGCCGTACGACGACCCACCGACGATTTTTCACATCAACGAGTTTTTCGACCGGCCCGAGCTGCTCGAGCGCCTGACGCAACGCGTCAAACAATCGCTGCACGAGCTGCGCGGCGTGTGCTACTACGGCTGCCTATCCCAGCGCCCGGCCGCAATCACCGGCAGCGCGCGGCCCGAGGACCCGCTGTCGATGGAACGCGTGCTCGAGGCGCTTGGCATGCGCGCGCTCCCCTGGTCGTACAAGACCGACTGCTGCGG of Candidatus Alcyoniella australis contains these proteins:
- a CDS encoding CoB--CoM heterodisulfide reductase iron-sulfur subunit B family protein; this encodes MRAAYYPGCSLAGIANDYDRSVRAACALLGVELVELPDWSCCGATSAHMLDPQAAVMLPARNLLIANKLGLAELLVPCSACFARLRAADIELRNDPGRLINEPYDDPPTIFHINEFFDRPELLERLTQRVKQSLHELRGVCYYGCLSQRPAAITGSARPEDPLSMERVLEALGMRALPWSYKTDCCGASLSLSRPDLVRQLSGNLFQAAKLCGAELMVVDCPMCQSNLDTRQSQIEDERNTRYGLPIVYISELIALALGDEGNDWWPGHLVDPRPLLHDKGLL